A portion of the candidate division KSB1 bacterium genome contains these proteins:
- a CDS encoding transposase: protein MHHFGASLNGHIHFHYIVTDGVFLRERNGRGAFLRSLFRINLCLEPMFS from the coding sequence GTGCACCACTTTGGGGCTTCGCTTAATGGACATATTCATTTCCACTACATCGTCACAGACGGCGTTTTTCTCCGGGAGCGAAATGGGAGAGGCGCTTTTTTACGAAGCCTATTTCGCATTAATTTATGTTTGGAACCAATGTTCTCATGA